One Sphingomicrobium sp. XHP0239 DNA segment encodes these proteins:
- a CDS encoding type II and III secretion system protein family protein, translated as MKNIASITRVGLAALAFASAPMALAGTAAAQSTQVEPTETLTLSQGSGRLVRLPGTIDDIFLSNPGIADVQIRSNRELYLFGLGAGTTDIYATNARDEVVWAAKVQVGTNFGSVGELLRLAMPESDIRATTMNDLVLLTGTVASPEDAIEAERLVSAYTGGGQVVSRLRAATPQQVNLRVRIAEVNRSALKSIGVNLLGDNFGAGGFEFGISQGTAIDDDGTVFRNPVGTTLAAAGELFGLDITGALDLAETDGLATTLAEPNLTALSGETASFLAGGEFPIPVSQAIGAVSIEYRSYGVQLSFTPIVLADGRISMRVAPEVSELSNDGAISLNGYTVPSITTRRAETTVELGSGQSFMIGGLLRQNAQNTINKTPFLGDLPILGALFRSTSFRKNETELVIIVTPYLVNPVSGQLPTPVDGYRHPNVFEHQLEGKTYTGVSGPAGVTPTARIGNAPRPAASVPVQPGFSL; from the coding sequence ATGAAGAATATCGCTTCGATCACTCGCGTCGGGCTTGCCGCCCTCGCATTCGCCTCGGCGCCGATGGCGCTGGCCGGCACCGCCGCGGCGCAATCGACCCAGGTCGAGCCGACCGAGACGCTGACGTTGAGCCAGGGCTCGGGACGCCTCGTCCGCCTGCCCGGCACCATCGACGACATCTTCCTGTCGAACCCGGGCATCGCCGACGTGCAGATCCGCTCGAACCGCGAACTCTACCTGTTCGGGCTCGGCGCCGGAACGACCGACATCTATGCCACCAATGCCCGCGACGAGGTCGTCTGGGCGGCCAAGGTCCAAGTCGGCACCAACTTCGGATCGGTCGGCGAACTGTTGCGCCTCGCCATGCCGGAATCGGACATCCGCGCGACGACCATGAACGATCTCGTTCTGCTCACCGGAACCGTCGCCTCCCCGGAAGACGCGATCGAGGCGGAGCGCCTCGTCTCCGCCTACACCGGCGGTGGACAGGTCGTCAGTCGCCTTCGCGCCGCCACCCCCCAGCAGGTCAATCTGCGGGTACGGATCGCCGAGGTGAATCGGTCGGCGCTGAAGTCGATTGGGGTCAACCTCCTCGGCGACAACTTTGGCGCGGGCGGATTCGAATTCGGCATTTCGCAAGGCACCGCCATTGACGACGACGGAACGGTCTTCCGCAACCCCGTCGGAACGACCCTGGCGGCGGCGGGCGAATTGTTCGGCCTCGACATCACCGGCGCGCTCGATCTTGCCGAGACCGACGGCCTCGCAACGACGCTTGCCGAACCCAATCTGACGGCGTTGTCGGGCGAAACCGCCAGCTTCCTCGCGGGCGGCGAGTTTCCGATCCCGGTCAGCCAGGCCATCGGCGCCGTATCGATCGAGTATCGCAGCTACGGCGTGCAGTTGAGCTTCACCCCGATCGTTCTGGCCGATGGTCGCATCTCGATGCGCGTCGCCCCGGAAGTCTCCGAACTGTCGAACGACGGAGCGATCTCGCTGAACGGTTACACGGTCCCCTCGATCACGACGCGGCGGGCGGAAACGACGGTCGAACTGGGTTCGGGCCAGAGCTTCATGATCGGCGGACTGCTGCGGCAGAACGCGCAGAACACGATCAACAAGACGCCGTTCCTCGGCGATCTGCCGATCCTCGGCGCGCTGTTCCGCTCGACCAGCTTCCGCAAGAACGAAACCGAGCTCGTCATCATCGTGACGCCCTATCTCGTCAATCCGGTGTCGGGCCAGCTGCCCACCCCGGTCGATGGATATCGCCACCCCAACGTCTTCGAACACCAGCTCGAGGGCAAGACCTACACCGGCGTGTCAGGCCCGGCCGGAGTCACCCCGACGGCCCGCATCGGCAATGCGCCCCGGCCTGCCGCCTCGGTTCCGGTCCAGCCTGGCTTCAGCCTTTAA
- the cpaB gene encoding Flp pilus assembly protein CpaB, translating into MNVKKIMLLVGALVIAVVTAFMARSMFTGATAAEAQAASVPQGPRVLVARKALPVGTIIDAEALAYQPWPAELVEGVYYTEADEGADPSALIGTVVRTAITAGSPVTRGSLVGPNDRGFLAAALGPGMRAVTVPIDTARGAAGFILPGDRVDMILTQTVDATDEGDPMEAAETIIRNLRVLATDQRIDSKDAEGKTVVTNFGLVTFEVTPRLAEKIQVAQKLGTLSLVLRSIADNEAELERAVASGVVELPDNVTPSEERRILLQVANRPIDTNVTATTGGQVSRYERSGMPPRRRGGAAAAPAAAPVAVAVAPAPAEAAPAPVVHRGPTVRVSRGAAVTVVPVGSK; encoded by the coding sequence ATGAACGTTAAGAAAATCATGTTGCTCGTCGGAGCACTCGTCATCGCGGTCGTCACCGCATTCATGGCCCGGTCGATGTTTACCGGTGCCACCGCTGCCGAAGCGCAGGCCGCCTCCGTGCCACAGGGACCGCGCGTCCTTGTCGCCCGCAAGGCCTTGCCCGTGGGCACCATCATCGACGCCGAGGCGCTGGCCTACCAGCCCTGGCCGGCCGAGCTGGTCGAAGGCGTCTATTATACCGAGGCCGACGAAGGCGCCGATCCGAGCGCGCTCATCGGCACCGTCGTCCGCACCGCCATCACCGCGGGTTCGCCCGTGACGCGCGGTAGCCTCGTCGGCCCGAACGATCGCGGCTTCCTGGCCGCAGCGCTCGGCCCGGGCATGCGCGCCGTGACCGTCCCGATCGACACCGCGCGCGGCGCGGCCGGCTTCATCCTGCCGGGCGATCGTGTCGACATGATCCTGACGCAGACGGTCGATGCCACCGACGAAGGCGATCCCATGGAAGCCGCCGAGACGATCATCCGCAATCTGCGCGTCCTGGCGACCGACCAGCGTATCGACTCCAAGGACGCCGAGGGCAAAACGGTCGTCACCAATTTCGGTCTCGTCACCTTTGAAGTGACCCCGCGCCTGGCCGAGAAAATCCAGGTCGCGCAGAAGCTCGGTACGCTGAGCCTCGTCCTGCGCTCGATCGCGGACAACGAGGCCGAGCTCGAGCGGGCCGTTGCCTCGGGTGTCGTCGAACTGCCGGACAATGTCACTCCCAGCGAGGAACGTCGCATCCTGCTGCAGGTCGCCAATCGTCCGATCGACACGAACGTGACGGCCACCACGGGCGGCCAGGTGTCGCGTTACGAACGCTCGGGCATGCCCCCGCGTCGTCGTGGCGGCGCTGCGGCTGCCCCGGCGGCCGCACCGGTCGCCGTCGCGGTCGCGCCGGCACCGGCCGAAGCCGCACCCGCGCCGGTCGTCCATCGTGGGCCCACCGTGCGCGTCTCGCGCGGCGCCGCCGTCACCGTCGTTCCTGTCGGGAGCAAGTAA
- a CDS encoding A24 family peptidase, whose protein sequence is MGALAALMVYMAVRDVQTRRIRNWIVLVTAVGALLFWWSIGLPLWPDAALRVATAMAVFIVCYVLFLMRLMGGGDVKLATALALWFPWAAMIQFLVIMSLAGGVLSLVVWGDHKIRGKTEKAEVPYGVAIGFATLWLLTQRFLNHFAG, encoded by the coding sequence ATGGGCGCACTCGCCGCACTGATGGTCTATATGGCGGTGCGCGACGTGCAGACCCGCCGGATCCGCAACTGGATCGTGCTGGTCACGGCAGTGGGCGCCCTCCTGTTCTGGTGGTCGATCGGCCTTCCGTTGTGGCCCGATGCGGCGCTGCGCGTCGCTACGGCGATGGCGGTCTTCATCGTCTGCTACGTCTTGTTTCTGATGCGGTTGATGGGCGGCGGAGACGTCAAGCTCGCCACCGCCTTGGCGCTCTGGTTCCCGTGGGCGGCCATGATCCAGTTTCTCGTCATCATGTCGCTCGCCGGCGGGGTGCTCAGCCTCGTCGTCTGGGGCGACCACAAAATCCGCGGAAAAACGGAAAAAGCGGAGGTGCCGTACGGCGTCGCGATCGGGTTCGCGACACTATGGTTACTCACCCAACGCTTTCTTAACCATTTTGCCGGATAG
- a CDS encoding NAD(P)/FAD-dependent oxidoreductase has product MNEQTSFDTVVVGAGIAGAAIGAHLARRGLSVLLIEAEERPGYHATGRSAAFWLESYGGEAVVPLSAASRAFLDQPPANFSPHGFLKPRGAIYIAREGRSAPFAHLPEGPIYEPLDPQRLRSLVPGLRSEWSQGLAEPSCREIDVAALHQAYLASFTRAGGELRCGAGLDRGVWDEGGWSLRLADGRTVRADRIVDAAGAWADDVAERCGVAGLRIEPKCRTMLQLRIAQMECRALPLVNDADGRFYFRGAGDHSVWLSPHDELESVPCDAAPEELAVATAIDRLQQVVDWRIEAVERKWAGLRTFAPDRVPVIGWDAHQPGFFWYAGQGGTGIQTQPAAAALARAIFLEDEPAGLVEGIDTGPYDPARFE; this is encoded by the coding sequence GTGAACGAACAGACGAGCTTCGATACGGTGGTGGTGGGCGCAGGGATCGCGGGGGCGGCGATCGGCGCGCACCTGGCCCGGCGCGGACTTTCCGTCCTGCTGATCGAGGCGGAGGAGCGGCCCGGCTATCATGCAACGGGACGATCGGCGGCGTTCTGGCTCGAAAGCTATGGGGGGGAGGCGGTTGTCCCGCTGAGCGCAGCGAGTCGCGCTTTTCTCGATCAGCCGCCCGCGAACTTCTCCCCCCACGGTTTTCTCAAGCCGCGCGGCGCGATCTACATCGCGCGCGAAGGACGAAGCGCGCCTTTCGCTCATTTGCCCGAAGGGCCGATCTACGAGCCGCTCGACCCGCAGCGGCTCCGCAGCCTCGTTCCGGGGTTGCGTTCCGAATGGTCGCAGGGGCTGGCCGAACCGTCGTGCCGTGAGATCGACGTCGCGGCCTTGCATCAGGCTTATCTTGCCAGCTTCACGCGGGCGGGAGGCGAACTGCGATGCGGGGCGGGGCTCGATCGCGGGGTGTGGGACGAGGGCGGGTGGAGCTTGCGGTTGGCCGACGGGCGGACGGTTCGGGCCGATCGGATCGTCGATGCGGCGGGGGCATGGGCGGACGATGTGGCGGAGCGGTGCGGGGTCGCGGGACTGCGGATCGAGCCCAAGTGCCGGACAATGCTCCAGTTACGTATCGCGCAGATGGAATGTCGGGCATTGCCGCTGGTCAACGACGCCGACGGCCGCTTCTATTTCCGCGGGGCGGGCGACCATAGCGTGTGGCTCAGTCCGCATGACGAATTGGAAAGCGTGCCGTGCGATGCCGCGCCCGAGGAGCTGGCGGTGGCAACCGCGATCGACCGTCTCCAACAGGTCGTCGACTGGCGGATCGAGGCGGTCGAGCGCAAGTGGGCAGGGCTGCGCACCTTCGCCCCCGACCGCGTGCCGGTCATCGGATGGGACGCGCATCAGCCGGGTTTCTTCTGGTATGCGGGGCAGGGGGGGACCGGAATCCAGACCCAGCCAGCGGCGGCGGCGCTGGCGCGAGCAATTTTCCTCGAAGACGAGCCTGCGGGATTGGTCGAGGGCATCGACACCGGCCCCTACGATCCGGCGCGGTTCGAGTAG
- the rnhA gene encoding ribonuclease HI gives MDKVEIFTDGACKGNPGPGGWGAILRLGEHEKELCGSEADSTNNRMEMMAAIAALEALKRPCNVVLTTDSTYVRDGITKWIHGWKKNGWRTAAKKPVKNAELWQRLDAAAARHDIDWRWVKGHAGHPENERADEIATREAELEAESYSNRAGS, from the coding sequence TTGGACAAGGTCGAGATTTTCACGGACGGCGCCTGCAAGGGCAATCCCGGCCCCGGCGGATGGGGCGCGATCCTGCGCCTGGGCGAGCACGAGAAGGAACTGTGCGGGTCCGAAGCCGACAGCACCAACAACCGCATGGAGATGATGGCCGCCATCGCCGCGCTCGAGGCGCTGAAACGGCCCTGCAACGTCGTTCTGACGACCGACAGCACCTATGTCCGCGACGGGATCACCAAGTGGATCCACGGGTGGAAGAAGAACGGCTGGCGCACCGCCGCGAAAAAGCCCGTGAAGAATGCGGAGCTGTGGCAGCGTCTCGATGCGGCCGCCGCTCGTCACGACATCGACTGGCGATGGGTGAAGGGCCACGCGGGCCATCCCGAGAACGAGCGCGCCGACGAAATCGCGACTCGCGAGGCCGAACTCGAAGCCGAAAGCTACTCGAACCGCGCCGGATCGTAG
- the ispH gene encoding 4-hydroxy-3-methylbut-2-enyl diphosphate reductase: MNASSPALDVLVAAPRGFCAGVDRAINIVELALERYGPPVYVRHEIVHNKFVVDRLRGLGAVFVETLDGVPDGKPVVFSAHGVPKAVPRAAEARGLDYLDATCPLVSKVHRQAERMIEHGRHILFIGHEGHPEVIGTFGQVPDGHMTLVETEADAEKVEVADPDNLGFLTQTTLSVDDTDAVIEVLRRRFPDIVGPKGEDICYATSNRQAAVKQIAPQVDRLLVIGAPNSSNSRRLAEVSDRLGTPARLIGRAAEIDWDWFGTPASVGITAGASAPEILVREVIESLRDRFDVTEREVAHVEENMVFKLPRELVA; this comes from the coding sequence ATGAACGCATCTTCCCCCGCCCTCGACGTCCTGGTCGCTGCCCCGCGCGGTTTCTGTGCTGGCGTCGATCGCGCCATCAATATCGTCGAACTCGCGCTCGAACGATACGGCCCGCCCGTCTACGTCCGTCACGAAATCGTGCATAACAAGTTCGTCGTCGACCGGCTGCGCGGACTGGGTGCCGTGTTCGTCGAAACGCTGGACGGCGTTCCCGACGGAAAGCCCGTCGTCTTTTCCGCCCACGGCGTCCCCAAGGCGGTGCCCCGCGCCGCCGAAGCACGCGGTCTCGACTATCTCGACGCCACCTGCCCGCTGGTCAGCAAGGTCCACCGGCAGGCCGAACGGATGATCGAACATGGTCGTCACATCCTCTTCATCGGACACGAAGGCCATCCCGAGGTGATCGGCACCTTCGGCCAGGTCCCCGACGGGCACATGACGCTGGTGGAAACCGAAGCGGATGCCGAAAAGGTCGAGGTCGCCGATCCCGACAATCTGGGCTTTCTGACCCAGACGACGCTATCGGTCGACGACACCGACGCGGTGATCGAGGTGCTGCGACGCCGTTTCCCCGACATCGTCGGCCCTAAGGGCGAGGACATCTGCTACGCCACCTCCAACCGCCAGGCGGCGGTCAAGCAGATCGCGCCGCAGGTCGATCGGCTGCTCGTCATCGGCGCACCCAACTCCTCGAACAGCCGTCGGCTGGCCGAGGTCTCGGACCGGCTCGGCACGCCCGCGCGTCTCATCGGCCGTGCGGCCGAGATCGACTGGGACTGGTTCGGAACGCCCGCATCCGTCGGAATCACCGCCGGTGCCTCGGCACCCGAGATTCTCGTCCGCGAAGTCATCGAAAGTCTTCGCGACCGCTTCGACGTGACCGAGCGCGAGGTCGCCCACGTCGAAGAGAATATGGTGTTCAAGCTTCCCCGCGAACTGGTCGCCTGA
- the gcvT gene encoding glycine cleavage system aminomethyltransferase GcvT, translating to MSDEKTLPLDDWHRAHGARMVPFAGYSMPIQYEGIIAEHEWTREHAGLFDVSHMGGLSFRGEGVAEALEALMPGDFKSLKPGKSRYSVLLDEDGGIIDDLIVTRASEDTFLAVVNGTVKAGDIAHFEKHLPGGVTMTHHADQALLALQGPEAAAVIAETLGIESAADLGFMEAGIGGWEGNQLWISRSGYTGEDGYEITVEAGEAAALADALVADERVRPVGLGARDSLRLEAGLPLYGHDLDTETTPVMADLGFAISKRRRAEGGFPGADRILKELEDGALVKRVGFTVEGRQPVREGAPLLDDEGNVVGKVTSGGFSPSLKRPIAMGYLATHLAKDGVVIKAEQRGKLFDLTLTPMPFVPHRYHRKGKAK from the coding sequence ATGAGTGACGAAAAGACGCTTCCCCTCGACGACTGGCATCGCGCGCACGGTGCGCGGATGGTGCCGTTCGCGGGCTATTCGATGCCGATCCAGTACGAGGGCATCATCGCCGAGCATGAATGGACTCGAGAGCATGCGGGGCTGTTCGACGTCAGTCACATGGGGGGACTAAGCTTTCGCGGGGAAGGAGTCGCCGAGGCGCTGGAAGCCCTGATGCCCGGCGACTTCAAGAGCCTGAAGCCCGGCAAGTCGCGTTATTCCGTGCTGCTCGACGAAGACGGGGGCATCATCGACGATCTGATCGTGACGCGGGCGAGCGAGGACACCTTCCTGGCGGTCGTCAACGGAACGGTGAAGGCGGGCGACATCGCGCATTTCGAAAAGCATCTGCCTGGCGGCGTGACGATGACCCATCACGCGGACCAGGCATTGCTGGCGTTGCAGGGGCCCGAGGCGGCGGCGGTCATCGCCGAGACGCTGGGCATCGAAAGCGCCGCGGACCTCGGGTTCATGGAAGCCGGGATCGGCGGCTGGGAGGGAAACCAGCTGTGGATCAGCCGGTCGGGATACACCGGCGAGGACGGCTACGAGATCACGGTCGAGGCGGGCGAGGCGGCGGCGCTGGCCGATGCGTTGGTTGCCGACGAACGAGTGAGGCCCGTGGGTCTGGGCGCGCGCGATTCGCTGCGGCTCGAGGCGGGCTTGCCACTCTACGGACACGATCTCGACACCGAGACGACCCCGGTGATGGCGGACCTGGGGTTCGCGATCTCCAAGCGGCGGCGGGCCGAGGGCGGCTTTCCGGGCGCGGACCGGATCCTCAAGGAACTAGAGGACGGGGCGCTGGTCAAGCGGGTCGGCTTCACCGTCGAGGGACGCCAGCCGGTGCGCGAGGGCGCGCCCTTGCTCGACGACGAAGGCAATGTCGTGGGCAAGGTCACCTCGGGTGGCTTTTCGCCCAGCCTGAAACGGCCCATCGCGATGGGCTATCTCGCCACGCATCTCGCCAAGGACGGCGTCGTCATCAAGGCCGAGCAGCGAGGCAAGCTGTTCGATCTCACGCTCACGCCGATGCCGTTCGTGCCGCATCGCTATCATCGCAAGGGGAAAGCCAAATGA
- the gcvH gene encoding glycine cleavage system protein GcvH, with protein sequence MSLYYTKEHEWVRVEGEVATVGISAHAAEQLGDVVFAEVPEAGRAVSKGDEAAVVESVKAASDVYAPVSGEVTEGNEKLDGEPALVNSDPEGEGWFFKIKLSDTSELDGLMDEAAYKDFVDSL encoded by the coding sequence ATGAGCCTCTATTACACCAAGGAACACGAGTGGGTCCGCGTCGAGGGCGAGGTCGCGACGGTCGGCATTTCCGCGCACGCCGCCGAGCAATTGGGCGATGTCGTGTTCGCCGAAGTGCCGGAAGCAGGACGCGCGGTATCGAAAGGCGACGAGGCGGCAGTGGTCGAAAGCGTCAAGGCGGCGAGCGACGTCTATGCGCCCGTGTCGGGCGAGGTGACCGAAGGCAACGAGAAGCTCGACGGCGAACCGGCGCTGGTGAATTCCGATCCCGAGGGTGAGGGCTGGTTCTTCAAGATCAAGTTGTCCGACACGAGCGAACTCGATGGGTTGATGGACGAGGCGGCGTACAAGGATTTCGTCGACAGTCTCTGA
- the gcvPA gene encoding aminomethyl-transferring glycine dehydrogenase subunit GcvPA, producing MRYLPLTPADRSAMLEAIGVDSIDDLFVDVPEEARLDGLIPDLPTHASEMTVERHMRRLSKKNLAAADAPFFLGAGAYRHHVPASVDHLIQRGEFLTAYTPYQPEIAQGTLQMLFEFQTQVARLYGCAVANASMYDGSTACWEAVAMASRVARGKKKKVVLSGALHPHYAEVVRTMAKFTEDEIAGAPPSLTAMPDDDGLIARIDDNTSCVVVQYPDILGRIPDIARIAAAAHDKGALLIAVNTEPVALGAIEAPGNLGADIVVGEGQSIGVGLQFGGPYLGLFAIRDEKHVRQMPGRLCGQTVDAAGKRGFVLTLSTREQHIRREKATSNICTNSGLCALAFSVHLTLLGEKGLRQLAAENHRLACIAAERLAAIPGVSILNENFFNEFTVKVGRDARSLVRDLADRGVLAGVSLGRLYPDSEGLDDALLIAVTETVSEADIDALCDGLKEALA from the coding sequence ATGCGCTATCTTCCCCTGACCCCCGCCGACCGGAGCGCGATGCTCGAGGCGATCGGCGTGGACAGTATCGATGACCTGTTCGTCGACGTTCCCGAGGAGGCGCGTCTCGACGGATTGATCCCCGACCTGCCGACGCACGCATCCGAGATGACGGTCGAGCGGCACATGCGACGGCTGTCGAAGAAGAATCTCGCCGCCGCCGATGCGCCCTTCTTTCTGGGGGCGGGGGCCTATCGGCATCACGTGCCGGCGAGCGTCGATCATTTGATCCAGCGTGGGGAGTTCCTGACCGCCTACACGCCTTACCAGCCCGAAATCGCGCAGGGCACGTTGCAGATGCTGTTCGAATTCCAGACGCAGGTGGCACGGCTTTACGGCTGCGCAGTGGCGAACGCATCGATGTACGACGGGTCGACGGCCTGTTGGGAAGCGGTCGCGATGGCGAGCCGCGTCGCGCGGGGCAAGAAGAAGAAGGTCGTGCTGTCGGGCGCGTTGCACCCGCATTATGCCGAGGTCGTCCGCACGATGGCCAAGTTCACCGAGGACGAGATTGCGGGCGCGCCGCCGAGCCTGACCGCCATGCCCGACGACGACGGGCTGATCGCGCGGATCGACGACAATACGAGCTGCGTCGTGGTGCAATATCCCGACATCCTGGGGCGGATCCCCGACATCGCGCGGATCGCGGCAGCGGCGCATGACAAGGGCGCGCTTCTCATCGCGGTGAATACCGAGCCGGTGGCGCTCGGCGCGATCGAGGCGCCCGGCAATCTGGGCGCGGACATCGTCGTCGGCGAGGGACAGTCGATCGGGGTGGGCCTGCAGTTCGGCGGGCCGTATCTGGGGCTGTTCGCGATCCGCGACGAGAAGCATGTCCGCCAGATGCCGGGACGGCTGTGCGGGCAGACAGTCGACGCGGCGGGCAAGCGCGGCTTCGTGCTGACGCTGTCGACGCGGGAGCAGCATATCCGCCGCGAGAAGGCGACCAGCAACATCTGCACCAATTCGGGCCTGTGCGCGCTGGCCTTCAGCGTCCACCTCACGCTGCTGGGCGAGAAGGGTCTGCGGCAGTTGGCGGCGGAGAATCATCGCCTTGCCTGCATCGCTGCGGAGCGTCTGGCGGCGATCCCCGGTGTCAGCATTCTCAACGAGAACTTCTTCAACGAATTTACCGTCAAGGTCGGGCGCGACGCGCGGTCGCTGGTGCGCGATCTGGCGGATCGGGGCGTGCTGGCCGGCGTGTCGCTGGGACGGCTGTATCCCGACAGCGAGGGGCTGGACGATGCGCTGCTGATCGCCGTGACCGAGACGGTCAGCGAGGCGGATATCGATGCCCTGTGCGACGGGTTGAAGGAGGCGCTCGCATGA
- the gcvPB gene encoding aminomethyl-transferring glycine dehydrogenase subunit GcvPB: MNRPNASGWRPGTPTDAIDDRQGVETVTGNRALMLEEPLIFEIGDSETTGVDFAAPAAMDLAGVEAAPSAPEGQSASRLGKFVRTDPIGLPGLSEPSAVRHYTRLSRQNYAIDLGLFPLGSCTMKHNPRLNEKIARMPGFADIHPLQPQDTVRGALEVINELAFWLIRLTGMHSVAMSPKAGAHGELCGILCIRAALEARGDAREVVLVPESAHGTNPATAAFAGYDIENIPANEDGRVDLDALKARLRPDVAGVMITNPSTLGLFERDMKAISDAVHEAGGFVYCDGANFNAIVGKVRPGDLGVDAMHINLHKTFSTPHGGGGPGSGPVVLSEALSPYAPLPYTSRTKDGVVHLVEEEDAETFANEHFGGPLDHFGRMTAFHGQMGMFTRALAYILSHGADGLKQVAEDAVLNANYVLRAMEDVLDAPFAAAGPCMHEALFSDKGFGGGLSTLDLAKGLIDEGFHPMTMYFPLVVHGAMLVEPTETESKATLDQFIAAFRSVVERAKAGDEALTGAPYHAPRRRLDETQAARQPVLAYKGGEVPGSLAARSEVGGQ; this comes from the coding sequence ATGAACAGGCCCAATGCATCCGGATGGCGTCCCGGAACGCCGACCGACGCGATCGACGATCGTCAGGGCGTCGAAACCGTGACGGGAAACCGCGCGCTGATGCTGGAAGAGCCGCTGATCTTCGAGATCGGCGATTCGGAAACGACGGGTGTCGATTTCGCGGCGCCCGCCGCAATGGACCTGGCGGGCGTCGAAGCGGCGCCGAGCGCACCCGAAGGCCAGAGCGCGAGCCGGCTGGGCAAATTCGTCCGGACCGATCCGATCGGCCTTCCGGGGTTGAGCGAACCGAGCGCGGTGCGACACTATACGCGCCTCAGCCGCCAGAATTACGCCATCGACCTCGGGCTGTTCCCGCTCGGGAGCTGCACGATGAAGCATAATCCGCGGCTGAACGAGAAGATCGCACGGATGCCGGGTTTTGCCGACATCCACCCCTTGCAGCCGCAGGATACGGTACGCGGCGCGTTGGAGGTCATCAACGAACTGGCGTTCTGGCTCATCCGGCTGACCGGGATGCATTCGGTGGCGATGAGCCCCAAGGCAGGAGCGCACGGCGAACTGTGCGGCATCCTGTGCATTCGCGCGGCGCTGGAAGCGCGGGGCGATGCGCGCGAGGTGGTGCTGGTGCCGGAGAGCGCGCATGGCACCAATCCCGCGACCGCGGCCTTTGCCGGCTACGACATCGAGAACATTCCCGCCAACGAGGACGGGCGCGTCGACCTCGATGCGCTGAAGGCGCGGCTCAGACCCGACGTGGCGGGGGTGATGATCACCAACCCGTCCACGCTCGGCCTGTTCGAGCGCGACATGAAGGCGATCAGCGATGCCGTCCACGAAGCGGGCGGGTTCGTCTATTGCGACGGCGCCAATTTCAACGCGATCGTCGGCAAGGTTCGCCCGGGCGATCTCGGCGTCGATGCGATGCACATCAACCTGCACAAGACCTTCTCGACCCCGCACGGCGGGGGCGGGCCGGGGTCGGGGCCGGTGGTGCTTTCCGAAGCGCTCAGTCCCTATGCGCCGCTGCCCTATACTTCGCGCACGAAAGACGGGGTCGTGCATCTCGTCGAGGAAGAGGATGCCGAGACGTTCGCGAACGAGCATTTCGGAGGGCCGCTCGACCATTTCGGGCGAATGACCGCCTTTCACGGTCAGATGGGAATGTTCACCCGCGCGCTTGCCTACATCCTCAGTCACGGGGCGGATGGATTGAAGCAGGTCGCCGAGGATGCGGTGCTGAATGCCAATTACGTGCTGCGCGCGATGGAAGACGTCCTCGACGCGCCTTTCGCTGCGGCCGGGCCCTGCATGCACGAAGCCCTGTTTTCCGACAAAGGGTTCGGCGGGGGACTGTCCACGCTCGATCTCGCCAAGGGACTGATCGACGAGGGTTTTCACCCGATGACGATGTATTTCCCGCTGGTCGTCCATGGCGCGATGCTGGTCGAACCGACCGAGACCGAGAGCAAGGCGACGCTCGACCAGTTCATCGCCGCCTTCCGATCGGTGGTCGAGCGGGCCAAGGCAGGGGACGAAGCGCTGACCGGCGCGCCCTATCATGCGCCTCGCCGCCGCCTCGACGAGACGCAGGCCGCGCGCCAGCCGGTCCTGGCCTACAAGGGCGGGGAGGTTCCCGGCAGCCTTGCGGCACGTAGCGAAGTGGGCGGGCAATAG
- a CDS encoding ABA4-like family protein gives MDWAALFSVANTYVLLPWAALILLPRGPGLHALVFYLGIGLLSLAYAILLVLLFGGFVDPVRDAGLAEPAMFDFSLAGVMDLFRSEGGVTLGWIHYLAFDLFVGQWIAKDGDHKGVSRIVQGPILFLTLMAGPLGLLIWMAVRERAARAVAGNGKRG, from the coding sequence GTGGACTGGGCCGCGCTTTTCTCGGTCGCCAACACCTATGTCCTGCTGCCGTGGGCGGCGCTCATCCTGCTGCCGCGGGGGCCGGGGCTGCACGCGCTGGTCTTCTATCTCGGGATCGGACTGCTGAGCCTGGCCTATGCGATCTTGCTGGTGCTGCTGTTCGGCGGGTTCGTCGACCCGGTACGTGACGCGGGGCTCGCCGAGCCCGCCATGTTCGATTTCAGCCTGGCGGGGGTCATGGATCTGTTCCGAAGCGAGGGCGGGGTGACGTTGGGATGGATCCACTATCTCGCGTTCGACCTGTTCGTCGGTCAGTGGATCGCCAAGGATGGGGATCACAAGGGTGTTTCGCGGATCGTGCAGGGGCCGATCCTGTTCCTGACGTTGATGGCGGGACCGTTGGGGCTGCTGATCTGGATGGCGGTACGCGAGCGCGCCGCGCGGGCGGTCGCCGGGAACGGCAAGCGCGGGTGA